From a single Herbiconiux sp. SALV-R1 genomic region:
- a CDS encoding SDR family NAD(P)-dependent oxidoreductase gives MHQKVAIITGAGGALGRATALRLGSDGFAVGVLGRPSDDLAETAAQLEGAGVAVRMLEADLRDASAIESAITGTEAEFGPVEALVNNAAIYPSTPFLEIPLSEYDDVVTVNQRGYFYAAQVAARGMVARRSGAIVNVGSITWNGGWSNLASYVSTKGAAVALTRALARELGEFGVRVNAVSPGAFPTKAEEIQGDAAEYSAHVIEHQALKRRGTDAELAAVVSFLVGPDSSFVTGQTINVDGGWVMK, from the coding sequence GTGCATCAGAAGGTGGCGATCATCACGGGCGCGGGCGGCGCGCTCGGCAGGGCGACGGCGCTGCGGCTGGGCTCCGACGGCTTCGCCGTGGGTGTGCTCGGCCGGCCGAGCGACGACCTGGCCGAGACGGCGGCGCAGCTCGAGGGCGCGGGGGTGGCGGTGCGGATGCTCGAAGCCGACCTCCGCGACGCCTCGGCGATCGAGTCCGCGATCACCGGAACGGAGGCCGAGTTCGGCCCCGTCGAAGCGCTCGTGAACAACGCCGCGATCTACCCGAGCACCCCGTTCCTCGAGATCCCGCTCTCCGAGTACGACGACGTCGTCACGGTGAACCAGCGCGGCTACTTCTATGCCGCCCAGGTGGCGGCGCGCGGCATGGTCGCGCGCCGCTCCGGGGCGATCGTGAACGTCGGCTCCATCACCTGGAACGGAGGCTGGTCGAACCTCGCCAGCTACGTCTCCACCAAGGGCGCCGCCGTGGCGCTCACCCGGGCCCTCGCCCGCGAACTCGGCGAGTTCGGCGTGCGGGTGAACGCGGTGTCGCCGGGCGCCTTCCCCACGAAGGCCGAGGAGATTCAGGGCGACGCCGCCGAGTACTCGGCGCACGTCATCGAGCATCAGGCGCTGAAGCGCCGGGGAACGGATGCGGAGCTCGCCGCGGTGGTCTCCTTCCTGGTCGGCCCCGACTCGTCGTTCGTGACGGGGCAGACCATCAACGTCGACGGCGGATGGGTGATGAAGTGA